The Flavobacterium sp. 140616W15 sequence TACAGCTTTATTTCCTATATTAATGTGTATCCCGTTAGGGGTAATTGGATTTTTCTTTTTTGATGATATTACAGCCTTTGTATCAAAGAAAAACCCAGTTGTAAAAGAGTTTATTTTACTGATTCCTTTTGTTGGAATTTGTATGGCTTATTTCGAGATATTTTATGCTTGGGCAAGGGTGCATATGCATTCTGTTTTTGGTAATTTTATCAAAGAAGTTGGTTTAAGACTGTTTTCCTCTGTTGTATTAGTAGGATTGTATTTTCACTGGATAACCTTAATTCAATTTGTATATATAACTGCAGCAATTTATTTTTTAGCTTTCATCGTGACGATGTTTTATGCTTTTAGTATCAAGAAACCAAACTTTCAGATCACAATACCAAAGAATGTAAAGAGTGTAATGGAATATACGTTTTACATAATTCTTTCAGGAAGTGTAGCTAATTTGCTTTTGGATGGAGATAAGTTGATGCTTAATCAGTATATGAAAATTGAGAATATTGCCTATTATTCTGTAGCAACCTATATAGCCTTGGTAATCTCAGTTCCGAGCCGTGCAATGCATCAAATTGTGTATCCTATTACGGCTAAATTAATGCATGAAAATAAACACGACGAATTAAATGATTTGTACAAAAAGACATCTATTAATTTACAGATTGTTGGTGGATTTGTGATGTTGTGTATTTTCGTCAATATTAATCAGTTGTATGAAATAGTTCCTGAAGAATATAGAGGAGGAGTCCCTGTTGTTTTTATGATTGGATTATCTAAATATTTTGATCTTATTTTGGGGAATAATAATGCTATTATTTTTAATACAAAATATTATCGAACGGTTTTATTTTTAGGATTAGGTTTGGTTGTTTTGACCTTTGTTTTAAATATAATTTTTATACCGATTTATGGTATTAAAGGGTCTGCATTTGCAACGTTGTTGTCTATCACAGCATACAGTTTGGCAAAATTACTTTTTGTAGTTAAGAAACTTCATTTGTATCCTTTTACAAAGCAAAATATGTATTCATTACTGCTTACATCAGTGTTGTTTTTATTATTTTACTTTTGGGAATTCCCGGTTTATCCGTTAATTGGGATTGCTTTAAAATCAGTTATTGTGACGGTTTTTTATGTGTATTTAAACTATAAGTTTGAAATATCTAAAGAGATAAACCAAGTAATAAATAACTTCATGATGAAGCTTGGAATTAAAATTTAGTAAGAAATGATATAGGAAACAAAAAGTGATTTATTTTGTTTTATATTTGTTAAACCACCTCTGGTTTTATTATATACAGATATGAAAAAGAGAATAATTTTTTTGTTGTTTATTCCTTTGTTTTTGGTTTTTCAAGGTAGTTTTGCTCAAAAAGTAAAAGATAAACTTGAAGCCCAACGTGCTAAAAGCAATCAAGCTGATTCTGTTTCTGTCATTAATTTAAAAGGCTATCCTGTTACTCCTTTTAAAGATACCCTTTTTTATGTTTATAATAAAGTAGGCTCGTTTTCTGCCGAAAGTAGAGCACAGGCTATTTCTGATAGAATTATAAAACTCTATGAAGATACTTTTTTTGTAGCCGATTCTCTTAAAATTATTCATTCAGATGTAAGCTTAGATATTATTTATGCAAAAGATTTTGTGTTGATGGCAATTTTAGATGCCGATGCAAAATCAGAAAATATGCCTGCTAATAGTATTGCAGAGCGTAATCTTGTAGCAATAAAAAAGGCTATTATTTTTGAGAATGAGAATAATTCGTTGCTACCAAGACGATTGGGATTTACCGCTTTATTAATATTAATTCTTGGTCTTGTATTAGTTTTTGTAGGGAGACTTTTTAATAAAGCAAGAGTATATTTGTCCAGAAATAAAGAAAAATATTTTACCGGATTTAAGTACAATGGGATTAATATATTCAGCCCACAAAAGCAACTTTTTCTAGCAATGCGATTAATTGGGGCAATAAAGGTTTTTGTGTTAATACTAATCGTGTATTTGTCGCTGCCAATCCTTTTTAGCATTTTCCCAGGTACCGAAAAATATACAACCACCTTACTACATTGGATTCTTACCCCTGCAAGGTTGGCAGTTTTTGGTTTTGTAGCATTTTTGCCTAATTTATTTACGATAGTCGTAATCGTGTTTATTTTTAAATATATTTTAAAAGTAATCAAGTTTTTTGTAGATGAGATTAATA is a genomic window containing:
- a CDS encoding lipopolysaccharide biosynthesis protein, yielding MGIVLNQSFKNTIITYIGFGIGAINTLYLYPIYLGETYYGLTNYILSAANVIMPLFAIGMQNTLVKFYSQYKTEEEREQFLSFTALFPILMCIPLGVIGFFFFDDITAFVSKKNPVVKEFILLIPFVGICMAYFEIFYAWARVHMHSVFGNFIKEVGLRLFSSVVLVGLYFHWITLIQFVYITAAIYFLAFIVTMFYAFSIKKPNFQITIPKNVKSVMEYTFYIILSGSVANLLLDGDKLMLNQYMKIENIAYYSVATYIALVISVPSRAMHQIVYPITAKLMHENKHDELNDLYKKTSINLQIVGGFVMLCIFVNINQLYEIVPEEYRGGVPVVFMIGLSKYFDLILGNNNAIIFNTKYYRTVLFLGLGLVVLTFVLNIIFIPIYGIKGSAFATLLSITAYSLAKLLFVVKKLHLYPFTKQNMYSLLLTSVLFLLFYFWEFPVYPLIGIALKSVIVTVFYVYLNYKFEISKEINQVINNFMMKLGIKI
- a CDS encoding mechanosensitive ion channel family protein — its product is MKKRIIFLLFIPLFLVFQGSFAQKVKDKLEAQRAKSNQADSVSVINLKGYPVTPFKDTLFYVYNKVGSFSAESRAQAISDRIIKLYEDTFFVADSLKIIHSDVSLDIIYAKDFVLMAILDADAKSENMPANSIAERNLVAIKKAIIFENENNSLLPRRLGFTALLILILGLVLVFVGRLFNKARVYLSRNKEKYFTGFKYNGINIFSPQKQLFLAMRLIGAIKVFVLILIVYLSLPILFSIFPGTEKYTTTLLHWILTPARLAVFGFVAFLPNLFTIVVIVFIFKYILKVIKFFVDEINKGNIKINGFYSDWAKPTFNIIRFLMYAFMLVVIFPYLPGSDSPVFKGVSVFVGILFSLGSSNAIANMVAGLVITYMRPFKIGDFIKIGDVSGEVIEKTALVTRMRTPKFEDITIPNATVLSSTSINYSANTKEDAKGLIVHSAVTIGYDVPWPAVHKALINAALKADFIESVPAPFVLQTGLDDFYVCYEINAYTKEPQKQPAIYSSLHQNIQDSFNEAGIEIMSPHYKALRDGNKTTIPEEYLGNNYETPTFNIKNKL